In the genome of [Mycoplasma] phocae, one region contains:
- a CDS encoding variable surface lipoprotein, which produces MHTPGSIASVITLPLVAAACNNTKTEPKPTPQPEPAPTPKPNPDEKPAPAPTPKPNPEPQPKPAPQPEPAPTPKDIKEFKEKAEFLYTENLRNKFDSKKLNLNKAPGFNYVVEKALKGTFSSNGDQYYIVKLNIKKEGLKNFDVYVRFNSEKGEIVSKDAYENLLKNNLKNELDKITFKYPNKLKERVEFRDFDIKKINLSNVENLELDLKKSKSVIMPYKEIITKLVFSYNKLEFGEIYVKFVSSDKEQFGTKAKKTDFYKVKLDALAFSYSGKIDKLNDFDKNKINLLLGKDFELDLDNSESIIDNNKKEIIAKLAINFNKEKIADIYVKFSQNKNNVQFGKRSTKKRFW; this is translated from the coding sequence TTGCATACTCCAGGGTCAATAGCTAGTGTCATCACTTTACCGCTTGTTGCAGCGGCATGTAATAATACAAAAACAGAACCAAAACCTACTCCACAACCTGAGCCAGCTCCTACTCCAAAACCTAATCCAGATGAAAAACCTGCACCAGCTCCTACACCAAAGCCTAATCCAGAACCTCAACCAAAACCAGCTCCACAACCTGAGCCAGCTCCAACACCAAAAGATATAAAAGAATTTAAAGAAAAGGCTGAATTTTTATATACAGAAAATTTAAGAAATAAATTTGACAGTAAAAAACTTAACTTAAATAAAGCGCCAGGATTTAATTATGTTGTGGAAAAAGCATTAAAGGGAACTTTCTCTTCTAATGGTGACCAATACTATATTGTTAAATTAAACATTAAAAAAGAGGGTTTAAAAAATTTTGATGTTTATGTAAGATTTAATAGTGAAAAAGGTGAAATTGTTTCTAAGGATGCATATGAAAATTTACTAAAAAATAATTTAAAAAATGAATTAGACAAAATAACTTTCAAATATCCTAATAAACTTAAAGAACGTGTTGAATTTAGAGATTTTGATATTAAAAAAATTAATTTATCAAATGTTGAAAATTTAGAATTGGATTTGAAAAAATCAAAATCAGTAATTATGCCTTACAAAGAAATAATTACTAAACTAGTATTTAGTTATAACAAACTAGAATTTGGCGAAATTTATGTAAAATTTGTATCTAGCGACAAAGAACAATTTGGTACAAAGGCTAAAAAAACTGATTTTTATAAAGTTAAATTAGATGCTTTGGCATTTTCATATTCAGGTAAAATTGATAAACTTAATGATTTTGATAAAAATAAAATTAATTTACTTCTTGGTAAGGATTTCGAACTAGATTTAGATAATTCAGAATCAATTATAGATAATAATAAGAAAGAAATAATTGCAAAATTAGCTATTAATTTTAATAAAGAAAAAATTGCTGATATATATGTTAAATTTTCACAAAATAAAAATAATGTTCAATTCGGAAAAAGATCAACAAAAAAAAGATTTTGATAA
- a CDS encoding lipoprotein 17-related variable surface protein has translation MPLVAAACNNTKPEPKPNTDQEAVNKSLDNIAITVDNKDKTLPSAVTQANLKVTGQVEGFNYTYTLTADDKAGTLVVEVKSTKDNLSATKKITISEFKKDTKTDDKSKDSKKQEVINSLAEISISPSGKFLPSRVAETGQVEILGTKEGFNYSIKMFKNINDDAGTLTGVVLSEKDGVEAEKEINITGLLTSEENKKIIEKDEKNSIEKDLDLYNNHYEDIPFRFQLKKNINVKTVADIKKENVELVKSSYLLSKWNIEILDVKPTKNSANNTVLISYSIKSRKYTDISINIKDQEFLFIAPNKLLNFVYNGNSRIDSKWEFKISDIKPSLKNFKIDQIKSGWININNEEIFVKLVFTAEDPKEFMAYLKFSINENKFTIISQSEFDNLISLPQ, from the coding sequence TTACCGCTAGTTGCAGCGGCATGTAATAATACCAAACCAGAACCAAAACCTAACACAGATCAAGAGGCTGTTAATAAAAGTTTAGATAATATTGCTATTACCGTTGATAATAAGGATAAAACTCTTCCAAGTGCTGTTACACAAGCAAATTTAAAAGTAACTGGACAAGTGGAAGGATTTAATTACACATATACATTAACTGCTGATGATAAAGCAGGAACTTTAGTAGTTGAAGTTAAATCTACTAAAGACAATTTAAGTGCTACAAAAAAAATAACAATTTCCGAATTTAAAAAAGATACTAAAACTGATGATAAAAGTAAAGATAGCAAAAAACAAGAAGTTATAAATAGTTTAGCCGAAATTAGCATTTCACCAAGTGGTAAATTCTTACCTTCAAGAGTTGCTGAAACAGGACAAGTTGAAATCCTAGGAACTAAAGAAGGTTTTAATTACTCAATTAAGATGTTTAAAAATATTAATGATGATGCAGGAACATTGACTGGCGTTGTTCTATCTGAAAAAGATGGTGTTGAGGCAGAAAAAGAAATTAATATCACTGGATTATTAACCTCTGAAGAAAATAAAAAAATTATTGAAAAAGATGAAAAAAATAGCATCGAAAAAGATTTGGATTTATATAACAATCACTATGAAGATATTCCATTTAGATTTCAATTAAAGAAAAATATTAATGTAAAAACAGTAGCGGATATTAAAAAAGAAAATGTTGAATTAGTAAAAAGCTCATATTTATTGAGTAAATGAAATATAGAAATATTAGATGTTAAACCAACAAAAAATAGTGCTAATAATACCGTATTAATAAGTTACTCTATTAAAAGTAGAAAATACACTGATATAAGTATAAATATTAAAGATCAAGAATTTTTATTTATTGCTCCAAATAAATTATTAAATTTTGTTTATAATGGTAATAGTAGAATTGATTCTAAGTGAGAGTTTAAAATAAGTGATATTAAACCTTCATTAAAAAATTTTAAAATAGACCAAATTAAATCTGGATGAATTAACATCAATAATGAAGAAATCTTCGTAAAATTAGTTTTTACTGCGGAAGATCCAAAAGAATTTATGGCATACTTAAAATTTTCTATTAATGAAAACAAATTTACCATAATTTCTCAATCAGAATTTGACAATTTAATATCTTTGCCTCAGTAA
- a CDS encoding lipoprotein 17-related variable surface protein: MPTPGSIASVITLPLVAAACNNTKPEPKPNTDQEAVNKSLDNIKVEVADKNKLPKEVKKTDITISDQVSGFTYSVESLSPNDKTGELTVKVKSTKGSLGATKDFKIDNFKKETKNDDKKNDLDKNKLDLKKELKEFKDNAKFNYSMNVINPFNAFALKLTYKPGYIHEVIDAKSKTNVAGEIQYHIVKISIKKETTKLFDVYIKLNANGSTFVDEKEFIRITEEKKANELKTKTIIATKDFKSKAEYKYNGKLDDTDANLFKQTNVILTKNDGYKSTFEVSKVDLIGKAVIAKFNIVSITDVNVKFSVYVKFNYTTSANKAEFVEKNFFEQLPTKEEQDKFKNAEFTYNGNLNEFNLNMIDISNKSFKINRIEKIDDPSQQILLVKIFATKDDKEFITYLKFLKNSNNKNTGLKISQLEFEQLVEKLLP, from the coding sequence TTGCCCACTCCAGGGTCAATCGCTAGTGTCATCACTTTACCGCTTGTCGCAGCGGCATGTAATAATACAAAACCAGAACCAAAACCTAACACAGATCAAGAAGCTGTTAATAAAAGCTTAGATAATATTAAAGTAGAAGTAGCTGATAAAAATAAACTTCCAAAAGAAGTTAAAAAGACCGATATAACTATTAGTGACCAAGTGTCAGGCTTTACCTACTCAGTTGAAAGTTTAAGCCCAAATGATAAAACCGGAGAGCTTACTGTCAAGGTTAAATCTACTAAAGGTAGTTTAGGTGCTACAAAAGATTTTAAAATTGATAACTTTAAAAAAGAAACTAAAAATGACGATAAAAAAAATGATTTAGATAAGAATAAATTAGATCTTAAAAAGGAATTAAAAGAATTTAAGGATAATGCAAAATTTAATTATAGTATGAATGTAATTAATCCTTTTAATGCTTTCGCTCTAAAATTAACATATAAACCTGGTTATATCCATGAAGTAATAGATGCAAAAAGTAAAACTAATGTAGCCGGAGAAATTCAATATCATATTGTTAAAATATCAATTAAAAAGGAAACTACAAAATTATTTGATGTTTATATAAAATTAAATGCTAATGGCAGCACATTTGTTGACGAAAAAGAATTTATTAGAATAACAGAAGAAAAAAAAGCAAATGAATTAAAGACCAAAACTATTATTGCCACAAAAGATTTTAAATCAAAAGCTGAATATAAATATAATGGTAAACTTGATGATACCGATGCTAATTTGTTCAAACAAACAAATGTAATATTGACAAAAAACGATGGTTATAAATCAACATTTGAAGTATCTAAAGTTGACTTAATAGGCAAAGCAGTAATTGCCAAATTTAATATAGTAAGTATTACTGATGTCAATGTTAAATTTAGTGTATATGTAAAATTTAATTACACAACTTCAGCTAATAAAGCTGAATTTGTAGAAAAGAATTTTTTCGAACAATTACCAACAAAAGAAGAACAAGATAAATTTAAAAATGCCGAATTTACTTATAATGGAAATTTAAATGAATTTAATTTAAATATGATAGATATTTCAAATAAATCATTTAAAATAAACCGAATAGAGAAAATAGACGATCCTTCTCAACAAATTCTTTTGGTAAAAATTTTTGCCACAAAAGACGATAAAGAATTTATAACTTATTTAAAATTCCTAAAAAACAGTAATAATAAAAATACGGGTCTTAAAATTTCGCAATTGGAATTTGAACAATTAGTAGAAAAATTATTACCATAA
- a CDS encoding aldehyde dehydrogenase family protein, with product MQKIYLKQKQLSRSENIDIKTRIQMLKKLKTIIKENEEAFFLALKKDLNKHKNETYLSELAITYEELNLAIKKTNKWAKAKRIKSPFYLIGSSSKTIFRPRGHVLIISPWNFPIYLTLSPLISAISAGNRIMIKSSEHTKHTSELLIKLLNENFDANLIYCADTSLESAKWLLDQKFDLIFFTGSTTVGRIVYEKAAKHLTPVVLELGGKCPVIVDESSNLKLMVDNIFNAKILNLGQTCIAPDYLVVKKTQINDIINLFKGKMQEFKNHSEMAKIINESHINRLRDLSDNTFSEHEIIFKEVNFDDKSMSQEIFGPFLPFISYETEEDLKKILIEMESPLAIYVFSKNKKFIDNIFSYAKSGSFVVNDSVGYVANYNLPFGGVGNSGIGRSHGYAGFKCFSYEQGYFKRNFLHNLKLQSHPYTDKKLNLIRKLMK from the coding sequence ATGCAAAAAATATATTTAAAACAAAAACAATTAAGCCGAAGCGAAAATATTGATATCAAGACAAGAATACAAATGCTTAAAAAATTAAAAACCATTATTAAAGAAAATGAAGAAGCATTTTTTTTAGCACTAAAAAAAGATCTAAATAAGCATAAAAATGAAACATATTTAAGTGAACTCGCTATTACATATGAAGAGCTTAATTTAGCAATTAAAAAAACAAATAAATGAGCAAAAGCTAAGAGAATAAAAAGTCCATTTTATTTAATTGGCTCGAGCTCAAAAACTATTTTTAGACCCCGTGGTCATGTGCTAATAATTAGCCCATGAAATTTTCCGATTTATTTAACGCTAAGTCCACTAATTTCAGCTATCAGTGCCGGTAATCGAATAATGATTAAAAGCTCAGAACACACAAAGCACACAAGTGAACTGCTCATTAAATTACTAAATGAAAACTTTGACGCAAATTTAATTTATTGTGCTGATACATCGCTTGAAAGTGCAAAATGACTTTTAGATCAAAAATTTGATTTAATATTTTTCACCGGAAGCACAACTGTTGGTCGCATTGTTTATGAAAAAGCAGCTAAGCATTTAACACCGGTTGTTTTAGAGCTTGGGGGAAAATGTCCTGTAATTGTTGATGAAAGTAGTAACTTAAAACTCATGGTTGATAACATTTTTAACGCAAAAATTCTAAACTTAGGACAAACATGTATTGCTCCTGATTATCTAGTTGTTAAAAAGACTCAAATAAATGACATTATTAATCTCTTTAAAGGAAAAATGCAAGAATTTAAAAATCATAGTGAAATGGCCAAAATTATTAATGAATCTCATATTAATAGGCTAAGAGATTTAAGCGATAATACTTTTAGCGAGCATGAAATAATTTTTAAAGAAGTTAATTTCGATGATAAAAGTATGTCACAAGAAATTTTTGGGCCATTTCTTCCGTTTATTAGTTATGAAACAGAAGAAGATCTTAAAAAGATATTAATCGAAATGGAAAGTCCTTTAGCTATCTATGTCTTTTCAAAAAATAAAAAATTCATTGATAATATTTTTAGTTATGCCAAAAGTGGTTCATTTGTAGTAAATGATAGTGTTGGTTATGTTGCCAATTATAATTTACCATTTGGCGGCGTTGGCAATTCAGGTATAGGCAGAAGTCACGGGTATGCCGGATTTAAATGCTTTAGCTATGAACAAGGCTACTTCAAACGTAATTTTCTACATAACCTTAAATTGCAATCTCATCCATACACAGATAAAAAATTGAACTTAATTAGAAAATTAATGAAATAG
- a CDS encoding variable surface lipoprotein, with translation MKKTSKLMIMLGSVSSIIVLPLVAAACNNTNIEPAPSPDEQKLKKEITFKYTGTINDNGSNFDLDKINLDKNNGFEIDKNNSEVKIKIEAKSSVIPFFKKYAIAKLTLKKGNTSYEFYVKFEIEKTNPMGDKVSKEEFNEAKKQQKEIKEQELKNKIVFKYDGKISEDAKDFDLKNIKLEQNDDFQIVSNSLIVKKQIKLEGAITKINKKYAALKLDIKKGNTQIPFYLAFKTNVENPIGYVITKEEFEKITDNIDASSLKFKYNKLEDLKNFNLSNIEIIGDQTKDLKIEKETALYNPFKDQNYLLIRITLENSFHQKSQYIYLKIYNNKRDIEITDSNTFNEEFSQLAKTELMEKISELYKDNQPEKEKLEKMVNQTSNIDELLVIVDNIKVVETKSYFFKLIEILKTKNPGKYQEFFNIIKNLKSNNDLAPITSFYKSEVKRVEELINSLKDDKTKTTYKNELKSIQSFDSLYKLENKIKSQSNS, from the coding sequence ATGAAAAAAACATCAAAATTAATGATAATGCTAGGTTCGGTTTCTAGCATAATTGTTTTACCACTAGTTGCAGCGGCGTGTAATAATACTAATATAGAACCCGCTCCAAGTCCAGACGAGCAAAAATTAAAAAAAGAAATTACATTTAAATACACTGGAACAATTAACGATAATGGTTCTAATTTCGATTTAGATAAAATAAATTTAGATAAAAATAATGGTTTTGAAATTGATAAAAATAATTCAGAAGTAAAAATTAAAATTGAAGCAAAATCTTCAGTAATTCCCTTCTTTAAAAAATATGCAATTGCCAAATTAACTCTTAAAAAGGGCAATACATCATATGAGTTTTATGTTAAATTTGAAATCGAAAAAACCAACCCTATGGGAGATAAGGTTTCAAAAGAAGAATTTAACGAAGCTAAAAAACAACAAAAAGAAATTAAAGAGCAAGAACTGAAAAATAAAATCGTATTTAAATATGATGGCAAAATTAGTGAAGATGCCAAGGATTTTGATTTAAAAAACATTAAATTAGAACAAAATGATGATTTTCAAATTGTAAGTAATAGTCTCATAGTTAAAAAACAAATTAAATTAGAGGGCGCAATTACCAAAATTAACAAAAAATATGCAGCTCTTAAATTAGACATCAAAAAAGGAAATACACAAATACCATTTTATTTAGCATTTAAAACAAATGTAGAAAATCCAATTGGTTATGTAATAACAAAAGAGGAATTTGAAAAAATTACTGATAACATCGATGCTTCTTCTTTAAAATTCAAATACAATAAACTAGAAGACTTAAAAAATTTTAATTTAAGTAACATCGAGATAATAGGCGATCAAACAAAAGATTTAAAAATCGAAAAAGAGACAGCATTATATAATCCTTTTAAAGATCAAAATTATTTATTAATCAGAATAACTTTAGAAAATAGTTTTCACCAAAAATCACAATACATTTATCTAAAAATTTACAATAATAAACGAGATATAGAAATAACTGATTCTAATACATTTAATGAAGAATTTTCTCAACTTGCAAAAACTGAATTAATGGAAAAAATCTCAGAATTGTATAAAGACAATCAACCTGAAAAAGAAAAACTTGAAAAAATGGTTAATCAAACATCTAACATTGATGAATTACTAGTAATAGTAGATAATATTAAAGTAGTAGAAACCAAATCATACTTTTTTAAATTAATTGAAATTTTAAAAACTAAAAATCCTGGAAAATATCAAGAATTTTTTAACATCATTAAAAATTTAAAAAGTAATAATGATTTGGCTCCTATTACATCATTTTATAAATCAGAAGTTAAAAGAGTAGAAGAATTAATTAATTCTTTAAAAGATGATAAAACTAAAACAACTTATAAAAATGAATTGAAATCAATTCAATCTTTTGATAGTTTATATAAATTAGAAAATAAAATAAAATCTCAAAGTAATTCATAA
- a CDS encoding lipoprotein 17-related variable surface protein — translation MITPGSIASVITLPLVAAACNNTKTEPAPAPDPNLDQKAVTDSLNNIKIEVANKNKLPKEVKKTDITISDQVSGFTYSVESLSPNDKTGELTVKVKSTKNNLSATKDIKIEGFKKETKEDDKKDKDDMPTPPAPKVLTEAEFKAKAKFTYSGNLNTNFDKSKIELKDADGYTFKVLDFRSGLRLTGEKFYVSKLEIQKENKKQYDVYVKFSADKIEFVNKEALQELIDQELSKKITEAVADFKTKAEYKYNGQITDSAPYIFKSTNVAFKADGYTSTFVSSKTKLGDSVLAKFKIFKSDEQNVTFDVYVKFTYNMMNKKADFTTKEEYDKLAIKIELKDKIKYEGKVTIDTFNIAKIKLDDGIKDLKINVKERVIKDKKNNKIIVQISASKNSNNYLFLVEFKEGTDVAGIFINSSDVINATITNEKMELDKITFEYKGKIDNKITLEDLKKNITINGDSSNAFKVNVEKFVFASYEKNTKKIIITRIRLTTKDNKSAAIFFVEFNFNLNDSKTAGRKIDSNKIANKYISKENLSKLLAKR, via the coding sequence ATAATAACTCCAGGGTCAATCGCTAGCGTTATCACTTTACCGCTAGTTGCAGCGGCATGTAATAATACAAAAACAGAGCCCGCTCCAGCGCCTGATCCTAACTTAGATCAAAAAGCAGTTACTGATAGTTTAAATAATATTAAGATAGAAGTAGCTAATAAAAATAAACTTCCAAAAGAAGTTAAAAAGACCGATATAACTATTAGTGACCAAGTGTCAGGCTTTACCTACTCAGTTGAAAGTTTAAGCCCAAATGATAAAACCGGAGAGCTTACTGTCAAGGTTAAATCTACTAAGAACAATCTAAGTGCTACAAAAGATATTAAGATTGAAGGATTTAAAAAAGAAACAAAAGAAGATGATAAAAAGGATAAGGATGATATGCCTACTCCTCCTGCTCCAAAGGTACTAACAGAAGCAGAATTTAAAGCAAAAGCCAAATTTACTTATTCAGGAAATTTAAATACTAATTTTGACAAGTCAAAAATAGAATTAAAAGACGCTGATGGTTATACATTTAAAGTATTAGATTTTAGAAGTGGATTAAGACTTACAGGCGAGAAATTTTATGTTTCAAAATTAGAAATTCAAAAAGAAAATAAAAAACAATATGATGTATACGTAAAATTTTCTGCGGATAAAATTGAATTCGTCAATAAAGAAGCATTGCAAGAATTAATTGACCAAGAATTATCCAAAAAAATTACCGAAGCAGTTGCTGATTTCAAAACAAAAGCAGAGTATAAATACAATGGACAAATAACAGATAGTGCCCCTTATATTTTTAAAAGTACAAATGTTGCTTTCAAAGCCGATGGTTATACTTCGACATTTGTTAGTTCTAAGACTAAATTGGGAGATTCAGTACTTGCTAAATTTAAAATTTTCAAAAGTGATGAGCAAAATGTAACATTTGATGTTTATGTAAAATTCACCTACAATATGATGAATAAAAAAGCTGATTTTACAACAAAAGAAGAATATGATAAACTAGCCATTAAGATAGAATTAAAAGATAAAATTAAATATGAAGGCAAAGTAACAATTGATACATTTAACATTGCGAAAATAAAATTAGATGATGGTATAAAGGATTTAAAAATTAATGTAAAAGAAAGAGTTATAAAAGATAAAAAAAATAATAAAATTATAGTTCAAATAAGCGCTTCCAAAAACTCAAATAATTATTTATTTCTTGTAGAATTTAAAGAAGGAACAGATGTTGCTGGTATTTTTATTAATTCATCAGATGTTATAAATGCTACTATAACAAATGAAAAAATGGAGTTGGATAAAATTACATTTGAATATAAAGGAAAAATAGATAATAAGATTACTCTCGAAGATTTGAAAAAAAATATTACTATAAATGGAGATAGTTCTAATGCCTTCAAGGTTAATGTGGAAAAATTTGTATTTGCTTCTTATGAAAAAAATACAAAAAAAATAATTATTACTAGAATTAGATTGACAACAAAAGATAATAAATCGGCTGCTATCTTCTTTGTTGAATTTAATTTTAACCTTAATGATTCAAAAACAGCGGGAAGAAAAATTGATTCAAATAAAATTGCAAATAAATATATAAGTAAAGAAAATTTATCTAAACTACTAGCAAAAAGATAA
- a CDS encoding lipoprotein 17-related variable surface protein, with the protein MKKNHLKWLIILPTTIATIPLVAAACNNSKPEPAPAPDPNLDQKAVTDSLNNIKVEVADKNKLPSKVEKTNITISEQVQGFTYTVESLTSDDKTGELTVRVKSTKNNLSATKDFKINGFTKETPAPTPETDEQKFAKITFTYNGTIESTLNKFEFSKVTLTNNDGFSLNDKKSNAKIKDETNPSIFPIPKRYVIAKLVFNRNEKTFETYVKFETAKNNSVGIKSTKDEYDKASTLPQPMPKPDDDSQKMDMGKLEYSNDILYLDLQALNVDEILKLGKGDNPFEGYKYISESLDILNELKKKDTINQKVIDNGILLVNDYKNYLKNPNDNSNSFDINYIESEGENTKPNGKEPKYKEYLLFLKNKKKEYLKIPNENVNLDQRSAAKKYWNKIYDENKNKKEFDYRILFFVFTNLESFKNNNSNAAILSGKEEQIIQKLKTAIEEKKSIFENDIKEINDLFTNITEKNN; encoded by the coding sequence ATGAAAAAAAATCACCTTAAATGGTTAATAATCTTACCGACAACAATAGCAACTATTCCGCTTGTTGCTGCGGCATGTAATAATAGCAAACCGGAGCCCGCTCCGGCACCAGATCCTAACCTAGATCAAAAAGCAGTTACTGATAGTTTAAATAATATTAAAGTTGAAGTAGCTGATAAAAATAAACTTCCTAGCAAAGTTGAAAAAACTAACATAACTATAAGCGAACAGGTTCAGGGATTTACTTACACAGTTGAATCTTTAACTTCAGATGATAAAACCGGAGAGCTTACTGTTAGAGTTAAATCTACTAAGAACAATCTAAGCGCAACAAAAGATTTTAAAATTAATGGATTTACAAAAGAAACTCCTGCTCCAACGCCAGAAACTGACGAACAAAAATTTGCTAAAATTACCTTTACTTACAATGGAACAATTGAAAGTACATTAAATAAATTTGAATTTTCAAAAGTTACTTTGACTAACAATGATGGATTTAGTTTAAATGATAAAAAATCAAATGCTAAAATCAAAGACGAAACTAATCCTTCAATATTTCCAATTCCTAAAAGGTATGTAATTGCTAAATTAGTTTTCAATAGAAATGAAAAAACATTTGAGACTTATGTAAAGTTTGAAACAGCTAAAAATAATTCAGTTGGAATTAAATCAACCAAAGATGAATATGATAAGGCTTCAACATTGCCACAACCAATGCCAAAACCAGATGATGATTCACAAAAAATGGATATGGGCAAATTAGAGTACTCAAATGACATATTGTATCTGGATTTACAAGCCTTAAATGTTGATGAAATATTAAAATTAGGAAAGGGTGATAATCCTTTTGAAGGATATAAATATATTAGTGAATCGCTAGATATTTTAAATGAATTGAAGAAAAAGGACACAATCAACCAAAAAGTAATCGATAATGGTATTTTATTAGTTAATGACTACAAAAATTATTTAAAAAATCCTAATGACAATAGTAATTCATTTGATATAAATTATATTGAATCAGAAGGAGAAAACACAAAACCAAACGGTAAAGAACCAAAATACAAAGAATATTTGCTATTTTTAAAAAATAAGAAGAAAGAATACCTAAAAATACCCAATGAGAATGTAAATCTAGACCAACGTTCAGCAGCAAAAAAATATTGAAACAAAATTTATGATGAAAACAAAAATAAAAAAGAATTTGATTACCGGATTTTATTCTTTGTATTTACAAATTTAGAAAGTTTTAAGAACAACAATAGTAATGCAGCTATTTTAAGTGGTAAAGAAGAACAAATTATTCAAAAATTAAAAACTGCAATAGAAGAAAAAAAGTCAATTTTTGAAAATGATATAAAAGAAATTAATGATTTATTTACTAATATTACTGAAAAAAACAATTAA